In Babesia microti strain RI chromosome IV, complete genome, the sequence CCAACCGTTTGCCAGTAAATATGCAGATGATATCCCAGCTGCTACTATGGCCTCTGGCATTTTCGTCCCCACTAATTGTTGGTAGAATTCAAACAAATCATCCTCATTCCTAAAAAAATGCTGATAATCTTCATATTTCCACATCAAAACCAGGGAGTAGTTATTTCCAACATTTTCGGGCGGAATTTTCTTATCATATCCATTATTCAATATACAGATTGCACATTGAGAAGCTAAAAATCCAGTAATAACAGATAAATCCATCACATCCACTATTGGATCATGTATTTTGAACTGGAAACACCTGCCCAAAAATTTGTTCGCATATTTTCGTTTCAGTGATTCATCCGAATTATGCAATACATACAGTATACATAGGAAGACTTTTGAGGCAATTTCCCCATCAAAATTCTCGAGTATGTTGTCAAACCTATTAATTACCGACAAATGTGCCGCCCTGTATTCAACTTTTCCCCTTTCTTTCCAGAAATTTTGCAGTCGAGAGATCGAGTAATCTACGGATTTTATGTTATCATTTCTAGAGTTTACGAATAGCATATAGGGTAAACAATTGTCAGAAACTTTTAGAAAATTACCAAGTGTACATACGTGCCCATACAAATCACCATTTGCCACTTGACATACTGCACTCTTCAAATACGAGTTTAGTTGAACCATTCGGGTCTCTAGGaaatcatcattaaaaCGGTAGAATATTTTCTTAGGCGGCAATGGAACATCTGTGGCCCTGACATTGACGACGTTGGTGATTGAACCCAATGTTAACTTGGATAATGTACCCCTACAACTACTGTCCTTACTAACCGATAAGGCTTCTGGCGAATAACTATTACCAGCGCTACATAGGCGACGATCAAACGAATAAAATTCATTGTAGCGGCAATAACAACTCCTAATCTCACCAAAATCATTGTAATTGATGCAATAAGCAGTGTAACGGCCCAACATGCTCTTTAGGTGAACATAGTCAGTTATAGAAACCTTTAATATTTCATCCATTAGAAATGTACAGCaattcacaatttttgataatacTTAGCAATTACGCCGATTCTGGAGTGACATAATACATTCATTATCTATGTCACATGCGTTATATTAAAACGGGACAGCATGGGGTACCATATCCACTAGTCGTACGCTTTACAACTTACAACATTGCATGGGTCCTGGTTTCGTAAAtgttttttcaaaattccACTAATTTTCCATATTCTAAGGGATGTACAATTGTTCATTTTGTTAGAGTTGCAAAAAGCTAGTTTTAAAGAATAGGCTAGTTGAAATTTCTagttttaaaaaatttatcaaaaatagtTCAGTTATTAGTCATATTTTGTGCTTTCCACCAATGATGCTCATTGGCAAATgactaaaatatttatgcTATTAAATTGCGCAATTGCttattacatttgttaATCTACTAGTTTCTAggaataatttattattaacaCATCTACTATCTAATACACTATTTATAAAACTATCAATCGTTATAGCTGACCTGCTTATTGCCTGTGCGAAAATTTGGATCCCGTTTATTCTGTGTGGCAATCATTAAGTGTTTGCGCGTAAAAAATATGCAATCATAGTTATTTTTTACGCAAAatacttattatttatactttaataaatttccattgACAAAAACTTTAAAGTACtgcaattaatttatcatttagatGGAACTGACATTCTGCTCATCCAACAAAAACAAGTACCTAGAGCTATCAAAGTGCTTCGCTCATCTTGCAACTATCAATTGGGCACAACTTGACAGTACGGAATTCATTCATTTAGTACCGGAAATTCAGGGCTCACTGGATGAGATAGTGACCTACAAAGCTGATTATGCATACAAAACTCTAAATAAACCCGTACTTGTGGAAGACACAGCACTGGGGTTTACCGCCCTTAATGGGCTACCAGGGCAGTACATGTGGGCGCCCCCTAACTTAGCAAGACTTTTGTATCCAAATTGTCTCTTAGTGACATAACAAAATTGCTTGATGGTTTTCCCGACAAAACAGCGGTCGCTACTACAACTATCGGATTTCACGACGGCACCAGAGTTCACACATTCAGTGGTAGCTTGAAGGTAAATTCAAAAGTAATCATTAGGGTAAAATTGTTCAACCGCGTGGCCAATTTAGTTTTGGATGGGATCCAATTTTCGTTCCTGAATTCAGCAAATCAACCTTCGCAGAAATGACACACGAAGAAAAGGTTAGGGATTCCCATAGAACCCGTGCGATTAATGCTTTTAAACAGTACATATATGGCATGAACTagt encodes:
- a CDS encoding nucleoside-triphosphate pyrophosphatase (overlaps_old_locusTagID:BBM_III05230) — encoded protein: MELTFCSSNKNKYLELSKCFAHLATINWAQLDIPEIQGSLDEIVTYKADYAYKTLNKPVLVEDTALGFTALNGLPGQYIKTFVSKLSLSDITKLLDGFPDKTAVATTTIGFHDGTRVHTFSGSLKGKIVQPRGQFSFGWDPIFVPEFSKSTFAEMTHEEKVRDSHRTRAINAFKQYIYGMN